A stretch of the Cryomorphaceae bacterium genome encodes the following:
- a CDS encoding peptidylprolyl isomerase: MSIVRSNIILVILAISWLSGTAQSSKVKVIDGIIATVGDEIVLRSDLENQKIQMRSQGMRMSKDADCGVMEDLLYEKLLLHQGGVDSVEVSEAQIQSEMDKRLNVFIEQIGSREKLEEYYGKSLSEIKEEFSEVLRKQMVVQQMQQRITQDVKVTPSQVREFFNQLPEDSLPFINAQVEVAHIVKYPPENFDENRRVRNKLREYREEILSGEKDFATIAVLYSEDPGSAVRGGELGMQSRGTFVPEFDAVALSLAEGEISDVFETQYGFHIMQVMEKLGEKYNARHILLKPRVSQADLMKAKAELEDIRKLIMSDSLTFAQAAVRYSDDEDSKNQNGNIINPSTGSSRFEMSELDPQIFLSIDTMKVGQVSNPAFFQRRDGRKAYRLIQLRLRTEPHRANLRDDYQIIQEAARGQMSGEAISEWIHNRIRVTYIDIDESFHTCPFEYDWAKIPDTTN, from the coding sequence GGTGATGAGATAGTGCTTCGCTCGGACCTGGAGAATCAAAAAATTCAAATGCGTTCTCAAGGAATGAGAATGTCCAAAGACGCAGATTGCGGTGTGATGGAAGACTTGCTCTATGAAAAGCTGCTGCTTCATCAAGGAGGGGTAGATAGCGTGGAAGTATCCGAAGCTCAGATTCAGTCGGAAATGGATAAACGACTGAACGTGTTCATTGAGCAAATCGGTTCGCGCGAAAAGCTTGAAGAGTACTATGGCAAGTCGCTGAGTGAAATCAAGGAAGAATTTTCTGAAGTGCTCCGCAAGCAAATGGTGGTGCAACAAATGCAGCAGCGCATCACACAGGATGTGAAGGTGACTCCATCGCAGGTGAGGGAGTTTTTCAACCAGCTACCCGAAGACAGTTTGCCTTTTATCAATGCGCAGGTGGAGGTTGCGCATATCGTGAAGTATCCGCCTGAGAATTTTGATGAGAACCGAAGAGTTAGAAACAAGCTTCGGGAATACAGGGAAGAGATACTCAGCGGAGAAAAGGATTTTGCAACCATTGCGGTACTTTATTCTGAAGACCCCGGATCGGCCGTAAGGGGAGGTGAGTTGGGAATGCAAAGCAGAGGAACATTCGTTCCGGAATTTGACGCTGTGGCCCTTTCACTTGCAGAAGGAGAAATTTCTGATGTGTTTGAAACCCAGTATGGCTTCCACATCATGCAGGTTATGGAGAAGTTGGGTGAAAAGTACAACGCCCGGCACATCCTTCTCAAGCCCCGCGTAAGCCAGGCTGATCTGATGAAAGCCAAAGCCGAGCTTGAAGATATCCGCAAATTGATCATGTCTGATTCATTGACCTTCGCCCAGGCAGCGGTGCGTTACTCAGACGATGAAGATTCCAAGAATCAAAATGGAAACATCATCAATCCATCTACCGGATCAAGTAGGTTTGAGATGAGTGAGTTAGACCCTCAGATTTTCCTCTCCATCGATACCATGAAAGTAGGGCAGGTTTCGAACCCGGCCTTTTTTCAACGACGTGATGGTCGAAAAGCCTATCGCCTCATTCAATTAAGGTTGCGCACAGAACCCCACAGGGCGAATCTCCGCGACGACTACCAAATCATTCAGGAGGCGGCACGGGGCCAGATGAGTGGCGAAGCCATCAGTGAGTGGATCCACAACAGAATTCGAGTCACCTATATTGATATTGACGAATCATTTCACACATGCCCTTTTGAATACGATTGGGCAAAAATCCCAGATACCACAAATTAA